The sequence CTCAATTTATATACTTGGTCTGCAAATTGCAGCATAAGTTCTCTAAAGTGCTAAAATGCCAAGGTTGAAACAATCACAACAATTAAACTTACTCTCAAAATGCTAAGTTTAAAAGTTCATTTTAAAAAACGAAGAACTATTTTtgttaaacaaatatattactAAGACCTCAGAATTGGCCGACCCTAACTAATCTATTTAAAAATACATGGCtgacccaaaattttgggattaaggttttgttgttattgttattattgttgttgtaacATATTAGTAAGACAAAGGAATGTAAGATCAACATTTTGGAAAAGTATTAGCAATTTTTCAGTTGAGGTGTAAGTTGAACTGAATTTAAGAAGattttatgatatatttttcaCAGATGTTGTGTCTGCTTGGGAGAATTCGAGATCAAAGAAGAATTGCTTCAAATCCCATCGTGCAAACATGTGTTTCATGTTGAATGCATTCGTCACTGGCTGCACTCAAATTTAACTTGTCCACTTTGTAGATGCTTGGTCACCCCAACCAAACTTGACAATCCAGCTGCTCCACCTAGTATATCCGAGCCCCTCCAGCAAGATAGCACTACTTCCAACCAGCACACACAGAATGAATCATCAgaacagcagcagcaacaacaacaagcAGACAGAGCAAGCTCAAATCTTATTAGCATTCCAATAGAACATACAACAATAGCTATTGAAGGATCGTCGAGTGAGAATACACGAATAAGGGAATCTGGCAGATTACCTGATTTGTCCAATTGCAGGGAGAATGAGATGGATCATAGTCCAGAATCAGTAGTTCTCCATATCCGAATGCAATAAATTTATGAAGCCTTCTTTTCAAGTTGGAATAAAGTGATTGACTATACACCAGTTCTGAAGGCATGCAGACAGGTCCATGCCTCTTAGAacattcacatttttttttttttgctgtgttATTGCTGCTATTCCAACTTTATGAAGGCGGCTATAGTTAGTGTTAGTGAATCAGAGGGAAGATCAGTATAAGTTTTGGAAAGTCTCATTTGAGGTGTGTGTAGTAATTTGCTATTTgtcttgaaagaaaaaaagagtgcTAGTGCTGGCACAATTATCTTGAGCTCTTTTCTGTAGGGGTAGCCTGATCAAATACAACATAGCAACATAAGTactgaaaaaatatatatacaatttagGCCCCCAACAACTTAAGCAACGGAATAATTGGATTAATTGAACAAATAGTGtgtattccaaaaaaataattttacttagCAATTCAATCACAAATATAATTACAAGATCTAAAATTAATAATCATCAAAAgagtaaaagacaaaaaaaaaaaaaaaatgataatcacGTGGAAAACCAATTAACAACGTcctctttggattttttttttttaattaccaaaaaaaaaacccctactCCAAGGGGATCCAACTTGTAGAAAATTCACCATAGaagaaataattacaaatttaagaTCAATCATAATATACAAAACTTTTGTAACCTAGAAATTTCTAGTAATACAACCTCAACAAACACCCTACTTGCGTTCTTACCGCAGTGGCCTCAAAACTTTCAGAATTGTAGAATTCTTCTACACGTACTCTCTCCACGAACAAACTTTATCCACTACATAGAAAtttcaaacaacaacaacaatccaTTGTCAAAAAACTAACCATGC is a genomic window of Quercus lobata isolate SW786 chromosome 2, ValleyOak3.0 Primary Assembly, whole genome shotgun sequence containing:
- the LOC115978275 gene encoding probable E3 ubiquitin-protein ligase RHA4A; the protein is MGVPQTPNPPHLSPALQLKLYQAFIFSIPILFSIILLLLFYLFYLKRRASTLSYPPPMLSRSPIPASAYFISPSQVGLKGEIKDKLPTILFDEELRTKESQCCVCLGEFEIKEELLQIPSCKHVFHVECIRHWLHSNLTCPLCRCLVTPTKLDNPAAPPSISEPLQQDSTTSNQHTQNESSEQQQQQQQADRASSNLISIPIEHTTIAIEGSSSENTRIRESGRLPDLSNCRENEMDHSPESVVLHIRMQ